A stretch of Carnobacterium iners DNA encodes these proteins:
- the gap gene encoding type I glyceraldehyde-3-phosphate dehydrogenase → MTVKVGINGFGRIGRLAFRRIQEVEGMEVVAINDLTDANMLAHLLKYDTTQGRFNGEVEVKDGAFNVNGKDVKVLSNRNPEELPWGELGVEIVLECTGFFNSQEKAELHLKAGAKKVVISAPASGDMKTIVYNVNHEILDGSETVISGASCTTNCLAPMAQVLNDKYGIVQGLMTTIHAYTGDQNTLDAPHAGGDFRRARAAAANIVPNTTGAAKAIGLVIPELKGKLDGAAQRVPVPAGSLTELITVLEKTVTVEEVDAAMKAASNESYGYTEDPIVSSDVLGMTFGSLYDATQTKVMTVGDKQLVKTVSWYDNEMSYTAQLIRTLEYFAKLSK, encoded by the coding sequence ATGACAGTTAAAGTAGGTATTAATGGTTTTGGACGTATTGGTCGTCTTGCATTCCGTCGCATTCAAGAAGTAGAAGGTATGGAAGTAGTAGCAATCAACGATTTAACAGATGCAAACATGTTGGCTCACTTGTTGAAATATGATACAACACAAGGACGTTTCAATGGTGAAGTTGAAGTTAAAGATGGCGCATTCAATGTTAACGGCAAAGACGTAAAAGTTTTAAGCAACCGTAACCCTGAAGAACTTCCATGGGGAGAATTAGGCGTAGAAATCGTTTTAGAATGTACTGGCTTCTTCAATTCTCAAGAAAAAGCTGAATTACACTTAAAAGCAGGAGCTAAAAAAGTTGTAATCTCTGCACCTGCATCAGGCGACATGAAAACAATCGTTTACAATGTAAACCACGAAATTCTTGACGGTTCTGAAACAGTTATTTCTGGAGCTTCATGTACAACGAACTGTTTAGCACCTATGGCTCAAGTACTAAATGACAAATATGGAATTGTTCAAGGTTTAATGACTACAATTCACGCTTATACAGGTGACCAAAATACATTAGATGCTCCACACGCTGGTGGCGACTTCCGTCGTGCTCGTGCAGCAGCAGCTAACATCGTTCCTAATACAACTGGAGCTGCTAAAGCAATTGGTTTAGTTATTCCTGAATTAAAAGGTAAATTAGATGGAGCAGCGCAACGTGTGCCTGTACCGGCTGGTTCATTAACAGAATTAATCACTGTTTTAGAAAAAACTGTAACAGTTGAAGAAGTTGACGCAGCTATGAAAGCAGCATCAAACGAGTCTTATGGTTACACTGAAGACCCAATCGTTTCTTCAGACGTTTTAGGCATGACATTTGGTTCATTATATGATGCAACTCAAACAAAAGTTATGACCGTTGGAGACAAGCAATTAGTTAAAACTGTTTCTTGGTATGACAATGAAATGTCATATACTGCACAATTAATTCGTACGTTAGAGTATTTCGCTAAATTGAGCAAATAA
- a CDS encoding sugar-binding transcriptional regulator yields the protein MQDILSIVEKVTPDIMDTLRRRYQILRNVYLLGPIGRRVLADKMDITERVLRTEVDALKRQGLIKTSKVGMQLTVSGESVYHDLDQIMGQLLGMREKENQLATYFKIEHCVIVSGNVEEQPKVQDELGRATMDSLKVLLPEGMNIIAVMGGTTMAEVANHMDGSLSYHRKLLFVPARGGLGESVEIQANAVSAQMAKRTGGKNRVLYVPEQVSEETYKPLLKEPEIKKTLDLVEQANCVLYSIGDATHMAKRRGMSKEVLALIKNKAAVGEAFGEFYNQNGEVVYKIPRIGMQSKDLTRIPSVIAVAGGNSKAKAIEAHMKNVPSQTWLITDEGAANQILRGITL from the coding sequence ATGCAGGATATATTGTCTATCGTAGAAAAAGTTACACCGGACATTATGGATACGCTGAGGAGACGGTATCAAATTTTGCGCAATGTTTATTTACTAGGTCCTATTGGGCGTAGAGTGCTGGCCGACAAAATGGATATTACTGAGCGTGTACTAAGAACTGAAGTAGACGCATTGAAAAGACAGGGCTTAATTAAAACATCTAAAGTAGGCATGCAGCTAACCGTAAGTGGAGAAAGTGTATACCATGATTTAGATCAGATAATGGGCCAATTATTGGGGATGCGAGAGAAAGAAAATCAATTAGCCACCTATTTTAAGATAGAACATTGTGTAATTGTTTCTGGAAATGTTGAGGAGCAGCCCAAGGTTCAAGATGAGTTAGGACGCGCAACAATGGATTCGTTGAAGGTATTATTACCTGAAGGAATGAACATCATTGCTGTTATGGGCGGAACAACAATGGCAGAAGTTGCGAATCATATGGATGGAAGTCTTTCCTACCACCGTAAATTATTGTTTGTACCAGCTAGAGGTGGACTAGGTGAGTCAGTAGAAATCCAAGCTAACGCTGTTAGTGCACAGATGGCTAAGAGAACTGGTGGGAAAAACCGTGTTTTATATGTACCAGAACAAGTGAGCGAAGAAACGTACAAGCCGCTCTTAAAAGAACCAGAGATCAAAAAAACGCTAGATCTGGTGGAACAAGCTAACTGTGTTCTCTATAGTATTGGAGATGCAACACATATGGCAAAGCGCAGAGGTATGAGCAAAGAAGTTCTAGCTCTGATTAAAAACAAAGCAGCAGTTGGTGAAGCTTTCGGAGAATTCTATAACCAGAATGGGGAAGTTGTTTATAAAATCCCACGTATTGGTATGCAATCAAAAGATCTTACACGAATACCAAGTGTGATCGCAGTTGCAGGAGGAAATTCTAAAGCCAAGGCGATTGAAGCACATATGAAAAATGTACCTTCCCAAACGTGGTTAATCACAGACGAAGGTGCCGCCAATCAGATTTTAAGAGGGATAACCCTTTAA